A region of Nostoc sp. 'Peltigera membranacea cyanobiont' N6 DNA encodes the following proteins:
- the pstC gene encoding phosphate ABC transporter permease subunit PstC, with product MANLSDDSNLGDESFNLTEISGTNFWFDQGFTRLVYFFAVITVAVLFLMSWVILHEALPAIKQFGVGFLWGQNWDTGNQIFGALPYIYGTLVSSAIAILFAVPVGMAVALVTSENFLPTSLRTILAFVVELIAAIPSVIIGLWAIFVFIPVLEPLQKWLASNLKWIPLFNTEDPSGTNILTAGVILAIMILPTMAAISRDVLMAIPKELRSASMALGSTRWETIFRVLLPSGFSGIVSAAMLALGRALGETMAVTMVIGNSAQISASLLDPAYTIPSVLANEFAEAEPGLHIGALSYLALILFGLTLAVNIGAVLLVKWVGRKNK from the coding sequence ATGGCAAATTTATCAGATGATTCAAATCTAGGTGATGAAAGTTTCAATCTAACTGAAATAAGTGGCACAAATTTCTGGTTTGACCAAGGTTTTACACGGCTAGTATACTTTTTTGCCGTTATTACTGTTGCAGTTTTATTTTTGATGAGTTGGGTAATTTTACATGAAGCTCTACCAGCCATAAAGCAGTTTGGAGTGGGGTTTTTGTGGGGCCAAAATTGGGATACGGGTAATCAGATTTTTGGAGCATTACCCTATATTTATGGAACTTTGGTAAGTAGTGCGATCGCTATTTTATTTGCTGTCCCAGTGGGAATGGCAGTAGCCTTAGTCACCAGTGAAAATTTCTTACCTACATCGCTGCGAACCATCCTAGCATTTGTTGTTGAATTAATTGCAGCAATTCCTAGTGTAATTATTGGTTTATGGGCAATTTTTGTCTTTATTCCAGTTCTAGAACCTCTACAAAAGTGGCTAGCCAGCAATTTAAAATGGATACCACTGTTTAATACAGAAGATCCTTCTGGGACTAATATATTGACTGCTGGAGTTATTCTCGCCATCATGATTTTGCCCACAATGGCAGCAATTAGTCGTGATGTCTTAATGGCTATCCCTAAAGAATTACGTAGTGCATCTATGGCTTTGGGTAGCACTCGTTGGGAAACAATTTTTCGAGTCTTACTACCATCTGGGTTTTCTGGAATAGTGAGTGCAGCCATGCTTGCTTTAGGACGAGCTTTAGGTGAAACAATGGCCGTCACTATGGTGATTGGTAACTCTGCTCAAATTAGTGCTTCTTTACTCGATCCAGCTTATACAATTCCCTCTGTATTAGCTAATGAATTTGCTGAAGCTGAACCGGGATTGCATATCGGTGCTTTAAGCTATTTGGCATTGATTCTATTTGGGTTGACTCTAGCTGTAAATATTGGAGCTGTACTCTTGGTGAAGTGGGTTGGTAGGAAAAATAAATAA
- a CDS encoding phosphate ABC transporter ATP-binding protein, giving the protein MSKLIPAIRVKNFSLSYDTQKIVEGVSMDIYQNQVTAIIGSSGCGKSTFIKSLNRMSELEGEVKVEGRVEFFGQSIYERRVNINRLRRQISMVFPKPNLFPMSVYDNVAYGVKLVGWHPKVELDGIVESAIKSAELWDEVKNKLHKSALELSGGQQQRLCIARALAVKPNVLLMDEPCSGLDPIGSMKIESLIHNLRSELTIVIVTHNMQQVTRLSDFTAFFCSNENRITQMVEFGTTNKIFTNPVDSRTRDYVFARVS; this is encoded by the coding sequence ATGAGTAAACTAATTCCAGCCATCAGAGTCAAAAACTTCAGCTTATCTTACGACACTCAAAAGATAGTTGAAGGCGTGTCAATGGATATTTATCAAAACCAGGTCACGGCAATTATTGGTTCTAGTGGTTGTGGCAAGTCTACTTTTATTAAATCGTTAAATCGGATGAGTGAATTAGAAGGAGAGGTGAAAGTTGAAGGAAGAGTAGAATTTTTTGGGCAGAGTATTTATGAGCGTCGTGTGAACATCAATCGGTTACGTCGCCAAATTAGTATGGTTTTTCCCAAGCCAAATCTTTTTCCTATGAGCGTTTACGATAATGTTGCTTATGGGGTGAAATTAGTTGGATGGCATCCGAAAGTAGAATTAGATGGGATTGTTGAATCTGCCATCAAATCTGCTGAACTTTGGGATGAAGTCAAAAATAAACTGCACAAGTCTGCTTTAGAGCTTTCTGGTGGTCAACAACAAAGATTATGTATTGCTCGTGCTTTAGCAGTCAAACCTAATGTTCTTTTGATGGATGAGCCTTGTTCGGGTCTCGATCCTATAGGTAGTATGAAAATTGAAAGTCTTATCCATAACTTGCGCTCTGAGTTGACAATTGTGATTGTTACTCACAATATGCAGCAAGTTACTCGCCTATCTGATTTTACGGCATTCTTTTGCAGTAATGAAAATCGGATTACTCAAATGGTTGAATTTGGTACTACAAATAAGATATTTACTAACCCCGTGGATTCTCGCACTCGCGACTATGTTTTTGCCCGTGTCAGTTGA
- a CDS encoding DUF1868 domain-containing protein, translating into MDDNYQTYLNRLARLTLPEAYRSQAQHIQESSKFQQHSGLRQAASFPGYTLITPPAGEESDNSAFYAKLQTYQQELLQLPVNRDLIVPLPPASFHLTLADLIWDSAYLDAYEKNPKFDEELHSRLAEIFQQYQQLMTNRSHPIKWQMLGLILMPRAIAVCLVPQDERCYEEIIKFRRTIYQNPKLIALGIEQHYHFTAHVTLAYFGEVSSDLDRTSFSTKLSQLNEQWLLNLPEFSIDRVELRKFDNMTHYYREPDWPILDF; encoded by the coding sequence TTGGACGACAACTATCAAACTTACTTAAATCGGTTAGCACGACTGACGCTGCCAGAAGCCTACAGATCCCAAGCCCAGCATATTCAGGAATCTTCTAAATTTCAGCAACATTCTGGCTTGAGACAAGCAGCGTCCTTTCCTGGCTATACGCTAATTACCCCGCCGGCAGGAGAAGAATCAGACAACTCTGCTTTCTATGCCAAATTACAGACTTACCAACAGGAACTTTTACAGTTGCCTGTAAACCGTGATTTGATTGTACCTCTACCTCCTGCTAGCTTTCATCTGACTTTAGCGGATTTAATTTGGGACAGTGCTTACCTTGACGCATACGAAAAAAATCCCAAATTTGACGAGGAATTACACTCTCGTTTAGCTGAAATATTTCAGCAATATCAACAATTGATGACAAATAGGAGTCATCCGATTAAATGGCAAATGTTGGGACTGATACTGATGCCAAGAGCTATAGCCGTTTGTTTAGTACCCCAAGATGAACGCTGCTACGAGGAAATTATTAAATTTCGCAGAACAATTTATCAAAATCCCAAGTTAATTGCTTTGGGTATTGAGCAGCATTATCATTTCACAGCCCATGTTACATTAGCTTATTTTGGGGAGGTTTCATCTGACTTAGACCGTACAAGTTTCAGCACAAAGCTTTCTCAATTGAATGAACAATGGCTGTTGAATTTGCCAGAATTCTCGATCGATCGTGTCGAGTTGCGAAAATTTGACAACATGACACACTATTATCGCGAACCAGACTGGCCAATTTTAGATTTTTAA
- the tnpA gene encoding IS200/IS605 family transposase, with amino-acid sequence MTRKSLRKGAHVVFDIHLHMVFVTKFRRLVFTKAMLADMEPIFVRVLTANQCILEEFNGEPDHVHLLVSLHPDNNISDLMASLKSASSRILRQQYKSEIGKFYWGEKVKLWHDSKCVVSCGGAPLEIVKDYIKEQSGGKE; translated from the coding sequence GTGACTAGGAAGAGTTTAAGGAAAGGAGCGCACGTAGTTTTTGATATTCATCTACACATGGTTTTTGTAACTAAGTTTCGTAGGTTAGTTTTTACAAAAGCCATGCTTGCAGACATGGAGCCTATTTTTGTGCGGGTATTGACTGCTAATCAGTGCATCCTTGAGGAATTTAATGGAGAGCCTGACCACGTACATTTGCTTGTCAGCCTACATCCAGACAACAATATTTCTGATTTAATGGCTTCACTTAAATCAGCTTCTAGCAGGATTTTGAGACAACAATACAAATCAGAAATAGGTAAGTTTTACTGGGGTGAAAAAGTTAAACTATGGCATGACTCTAAATGTGTAGTTTCATGTGGTGGAGCGCCATTGGAAATAGTCAAAGATTACATTAAAGAGCAGTCAGGCGGAAAAGAATGA
- a CDS encoding IS1/IS1595 family N-terminal zinc-binding domain-containing protein translates to MKCPRCESTSYRKNGRRNNKQNYLCKNCGKQFLEPGFSRSLETDLFANSNGHTKVSTAETMELSLVKNLPEEKITEKSLGFFSLTLAEQLLQTILSPGWLESAAFRQFIEKIQQKPEIKYQLKTGISLLLLDAENLKLDINSELFLASICKYPLQFKMAFANWKNPSIGKQDIELYNRGYQLVHVPEGKDSADAKMIAFGACILRSYPTVKEILVCSSDGILIHLCNELQNQGLIVYWVRRQGQTLHIENRNTGKLTHYSLTMATEVPSLEKVVEQIQDLIKNEQDSINTRLHSLATITSLFQERSNINNKSNHKQPEREEIIPNIDNLSVQSLQEYSAEIPNEKTLDKLLLKIIQNIQTKSPQTKLSVSKLGSELQKITGESPNSIIKKLKLGSNFTKYLESSSTFTLKMNGKEYEVMPLLSE, encoded by the coding sequence ATGAAATGTCCCCGGTGCGAGTCTACTTCATATCGGAAAAATGGTCGTCGGAATAACAAGCAAAATTACCTCTGTAAAAATTGTGGTAAACAATTCCTAGAACCTGGATTCTCTCGTTCCTTAGAAACTGACTTGTTTGCTAACAGCAACGGACATACTAAAGTATCTACGGCTGAAACGATGGAACTTTCTTTGGTAAAAAACCTGCCAGAAGAAAAAATCACAGAGAAAAGCCTTGGCTTTTTTAGTTTGACACTAGCTGAACAACTACTGCAAACGATATTATCGCCTGGTTGGTTAGAATCTGCTGCTTTCAGGCAATTTATCGAAAAAATTCAACAAAAACCGGAAATAAAGTATCAACTAAAAACAGGGATATCGCTTCTACTTTTGGATGCAGAAAACTTAAAACTAGATATTAATTCAGAATTATTTTTAGCTAGTATCTGCAAATATCCCCTCCAATTTAAAATGGCATTTGCTAACTGGAAAAATCCAAGTATTGGAAAGCAAGATATTGAACTATATAACCGGGGCTATCAACTTGTTCATGTGCCAGAGGGTAAGGATAGTGCTGATGCAAAAATGATCGCTTTCGGTGCTTGTATTTTACGCTCTTATCCAACAGTTAAAGAAATATTAGTCTGTTCTAGCGATGGAATTTTAATTCACCTTTGCAACGAACTCCAAAACCAAGGATTAATTGTCTATTGGGTACGTAGGCAAGGACAAACTTTACATATAGAAAACCGGAATACTGGCAAGTTAACTCATTATTCCTTAACAATGGCAACAGAAGTTCCATCTTTGGAAAAAGTGGTTGAGCAAATTCAAGATTTAATTAAAAATGAACAAGATTCAATCAATACTCGATTACACAGTTTAGCAACTATTACAAGTTTATTTCAAGAAAGATCCAATATCAATAATAAATCTAATCATAAGCAACCAGAAAGAGAGGAAATTATCCCTAATATAGATAATTTATCTGTACAATCTCTTCAAGAATATTCTGCGGAGATCCCTAATGAAAAAACATTAGATAAATTACTATTAAAAATTATTCAAAATATACAAACAAAGTCTCCACAAACTAAATTATCTGTGTCAAAACTAGGTTCAGAGTTACAGAAAATAACAGGAGAATCTCCTAATTCAATTATTAAAAAATTAAAGTTAGGTTCCAATTTTACCAAATATTTAGAATCATCTTCCACATTTACATTAAAAATGAATGGCAAGGAATATGAGGTAATGCCGCTACTCTCCGAGTAA
- the pstA gene encoding phosphate ABC transporter permease PstA, producing the protein MSGYIQSETDESLARELCSPLPTERVMFTYMMNAIAFGFTGLALIPLLSILWEIFVRGISGLKSDMFVKAVIDNGFGNAILGTIIMVIIGAIFSIPTGIMTGIFLAEFGQTNPITSIVRFIASILTGVPSIVVGVFAYGVIVLLTKGFSAIAGGFALAVIMLPVIILTTEESLKLIPTSQRLASAALGGTRFQTTFRIVLTTAIPGITTGILLAVARAAGETAPLIFTALFSLDWSEGLLSPTASLPVLIFNLYNDPDPQKSQLVWTTSIVLIGLILGVSIISRLVIRQRRIK; encoded by the coding sequence ATGAGTGGTTATATCCAGTCAGAAACTGATGAATCTCTGGCGAGAGAATTATGCAGTCCTCTGCCAACAGAACGAGTAATGTTTACTTATATGATGAATGCGATCGCTTTTGGTTTTACAGGTCTAGCACTCATTCCTTTATTATCAATTTTGTGGGAAATTTTCGTTCGGGGAATATCTGGACTCAAATCAGATATGTTTGTCAAAGCAGTGATTGACAACGGCTTTGGCAATGCCATTCTGGGAACCATAATCATGGTGATAATTGGTGCTATTTTTAGCATTCCTACAGGGATAATGACAGGAATTTTCTTGGCGGAATTTGGTCAAACCAACCCAATCACTAGTATTGTTCGTTTTATTGCTAGTATCCTTACAGGTGTGCCTTCCATTGTTGTAGGCGTATTTGCTTATGGTGTAATAGTTTTGCTTACTAAAGGATTTAGTGCGATCGCAGGTGGTTTTGCTTTAGCCGTAATTATGCTACCTGTAATTATACTAACAACAGAAGAATCCTTAAAACTGATTCCCACATCTCAACGCCTTGCCTCTGCTGCTTTAGGCGGAACTCGCTTCCAAACTACTTTTCGCATTGTTTTAACTACTGCAATTCCCGGAATTACTACAGGAATTTTATTAGCTGTAGCTCGTGCTGCTGGTGAAACAGCACCCTTAATTTTTACTGCTTTATTTAGTCTAGATTGGTCAGAAGGATTGTTAAGTCCAACAGCTTCTTTACCAGTATTAATTTTTAACCTCTACAACGACCCCGACCCACAAAAAAGTCAATTAGTGTGGACTACTTCTATAGTTCTAATCGGCTTAATTTTAGGTGTCAGTATTATTTCTCGCTTAGTTATTAGGCAGAGAAGAATAAAATGA
- the pstS gene encoding phosphate ABC transporter substrate-binding protein PstS — MIFSTTILNRVVATSLVTTSVALSPFFGAIAQAETLNGAGATFPAPLYERYAREVKKKYPDLKINYQAIGSGGGIRQVIAGTVDFGGSDAAMKDDEIAKVKNGAILVPTAGGAVSVVYNLPGVNDLKLSRATLPAIYSGQITKWNDAKIKADNPGANLPNQTIKFAVRADGSGTTFIFTNHLSTISGYFKGRVGANTAPKWNLPNVLKGKGNPGVAAIVARTPGSIGYVEYAYAVKNNLKSALVQNKRGEFVAPSLESANAALSTVTFPDNYRVFVGDPGQGYPIVGLTWMMVYKQYANAAKADAIKKWINWVLKEGQQYNDDLNYTKIPSDVTNRVLQTVNSSVKP; from the coding sequence ATGATTTTTTCGACCACCATCTTGAATCGTGTCGTTGCTACTTCATTGGTGACAACTTCTGTTGCACTGAGTCCATTTTTTGGTGCGATCGCACAAGCTGAAACTCTCAATGGTGCAGGAGCAACTTTTCCGGCTCCGCTTTACGAACGGTATGCTCGTGAAGTTAAGAAGAAATATCCAGACTTGAAAATTAACTATCAAGCAATTGGTAGTGGCGGCGGTATTCGTCAAGTTATCGCTGGAACCGTTGACTTTGGTGGTAGTGATGCTGCAATGAAAGATGATGAAATCGCTAAAGTCAAGAATGGTGCAATCTTAGTACCCACAGCAGGAGGTGCTGTTTCTGTTGTTTACAATCTTCCGGGCGTTAACGATCTTAAATTGTCCCGCGCTACATTACCAGCAATTTATTCAGGTCAAATCACCAAATGGAATGATGCGAAAATTAAAGCTGATAATCCAGGTGCTAATCTACCAAATCAAACAATTAAATTTGCTGTTCGCGCCGATGGTAGCGGTACAACTTTCATTTTTACTAATCACTTGAGTACCATTAGCGGTTATTTTAAAGGTAGAGTTGGAGCTAACACCGCTCCAAAATGGAATTTGCCAAATGTCCTCAAAGGCAAAGGGAATCCAGGCGTAGCTGCTATAGTAGCTCGTACTCCTGGTTCTATTGGTTATGTTGAATATGCCTACGCTGTCAAAAATAATCTCAAATCAGCATTGGTACAAAATAAGAGAGGAGAATTTGTTGCTCCTTCTTTAGAATCTGCAAATGCAGCTTTGTCAACTGTCACTTTTCCAGATAACTACCGCGTTTTTGTAGGAGATCCTGGACAAGGTTATCCCATTGTCGGCCTTACTTGGATGATGGTTTACAAACAATATGCTAATGCTGCTAAAGCTGATGCAATTAAGAAATGGATTAATTGGGTATTGAAAGAGGGTCAACAATATAACGATGATCTCAACTACACCAAAATTCCATCGGATGTGACAAATCGGGTGCTTCAAACAGTAAACAGTTCAGTCAAACCTTAA
- a CDS encoding DUF6745 domain-containing protein, with amino-acid sequence MPRRTNDMRKHIITELSDEQEAMLPIYRDKWRSIQISTESIQQEKATEVIKAAYAVSDYPEPEILFYSSPMTAIEKILTIENFKMYLGRDIHRKFSKRVLDPVLHGIKQQLEQHLFIRLRNQIQHPEFPYYSTHSHPQVSYFPYTGTCLERQLITDLDKLKLEFTDISYFTSSLSRPAEWAIWSCMLDFCISVLNLQYDKKKWNVIQDLMRYCGLIFQFEKVCIVCDRPCKLSFDAENLLHAEGEPALKFADGYSVYARHGRHPSEEYRERYYEEQDPDFV; translated from the coding sequence ATGCCAAGACGTACAAATGATATGCGAAAACACATCATCACCGAACTATCTGATGAACAAGAGGCAATGCTTCCTATTTATAGAGACAAGTGGCGATCGATACAAATATCAACTGAATCAATTCAGCAAGAAAAAGCCACAGAGGTAATCAAAGCTGCTTATGCAGTGAGTGATTATCCTGAGCCGGAGATATTATTCTATAGCAGTCCTATGACGGCAATTGAGAAGATTCTTACTATTGAGAACTTTAAAATGTATCTAGGGCGCGATATCCACAGGAAATTCAGTAAAAGAGTATTAGATCCCGTTCTACATGGAATAAAGCAACAGCTTGAACAGCATCTCTTTATCAGGTTGCGGAATCAAATTCAACATCCTGAATTTCCCTACTACTCAACTCATAGTCATCCACAAGTTTCATATTTTCCGTACACAGGAACATGTCTGGAACGTCAACTAATTACCGATCTCGACAAGCTTAAACTTGAATTTACTGATATTTCCTACTTTACAAGCAGCCTCAGTAGACCAGCAGAATGGGCAATTTGGAGTTGTATGCTTGATTTTTGTATCTCAGTTCTTAACCTTCAATACGACAAGAAAAAATGGAATGTAATTCAAGATTTGATGCGATATTGTGGTTTGATATTTCAATTTGAAAAGGTTTGTATAGTCTGCGATCGCCCTTGTAAGTTGTCTTTTGATGCAGAAAATCTGCTCCATGCTGAAGGGGAGCCTGCTCTTAAATTTGCTGATGGCTATAGTGTCTATGCTCGCCACGGAAGACATCCCTCTGAAGAATATCGTGAGCGATATTATGAGGAACAAGATCCTGATTTCGTGTAA
- a CDS encoding RNA-guided endonuclease InsQ/TnpB family protein, with product MIRLMLYGCQQILLNPDNDLKVILEFLCSEATKLSNCGTYYARQLYFKTGLIPSKFDLNNQLSNNIHFAAMYSQAAQQCLMSVAESFKSFVGLLKGIKNGTVTQKPKLPGYRDGGLSLVTYPAQAIKLTPLGLRFPLGTKVKTWFGIAEFYLPMPSNLDRKQIREYRILPRNGEFYLELVYKLSTIQSDVDFNKVIGIDPGLNNWLTCVSNVGTSLIVDGLHLKSLNQWYNKRVSVLKENQPQGFWSKQLALITEKRNRQVRDAVNKAARLILNHCLENKIGTIVFGWNEGQRQNINLGSKTNQKFVQIPTARLKDRIAQLCQQYGLRFEETEESYTSKASFLDSDLLPTFGAKPEGWQESGKRVKRGLYRSANGTKINADANGASNILRKVAVKLGLDLSGISRGALIAPLRIRFWIA from the coding sequence ATGATTCGACTGATGCTATATGGTTGCCAACAAATACTATTAAATCCTGATAACGATCTAAAAGTAATCTTAGAGTTTTTGTGTAGTGAAGCAACAAAACTCTCTAATTGCGGAACGTACTATGCCCGCCAACTTTACTTTAAAACTGGTCTAATCCCTAGCAAATTTGATTTAAATAATCAGCTATCTAACAATATTCATTTTGCCGCAATGTACTCTCAAGCAGCACAACAATGCTTAATGAGTGTAGCAGAGTCATTCAAATCATTTGTGGGACTACTCAAAGGGATAAAAAACGGGACTGTAACGCAAAAACCTAAGCTTCCAGGATATCGAGATGGCGGATTAAGCTTAGTAACCTATCCGGCTCAAGCCATAAAACTGACTCCACTTGGCTTACGTTTCCCGTTGGGTACCAAAGTAAAGACATGGTTTGGAATAGCCGAATTTTACTTGCCTATGCCCTCGAATCTCGATCGCAAACAAATTAGAGAGTATCGAATTCTCCCTAGAAATGGTGAATTCTATTTGGAGCTTGTTTACAAACTTTCCACCATTCAATCTGATGTAGATTTTAACAAAGTCATTGGCATAGACCCAGGACTCAATAACTGGTTAACCTGTGTAAGCAATGTTGGTACATCTTTGATAGTCGATGGATTGCATCTCAAGAGTTTGAATCAGTGGTATAACAAACGAGTATCTGTCCTTAAAGAGAATCAACCACAAGGTTTTTGGTCTAAGCAATTAGCTCTCATTACGGAAAAACGAAATAGACAAGTTAGAGATGCTGTCAATAAGGCGGCTCGACTGATATTAAATCACTGCCTTGAAAACAAAATAGGAACAATCGTTTTTGGGTGGAATGAAGGTCAGCGCCAAAATATAAATCTTGGCAGCAAGACCAATCAAAAGTTTGTTCAAATTCCTACTGCTAGATTGAAAGATAGAATTGCTCAACTCTGCCAACAGTATGGATTAAGATTTGAAGAAACTGAAGAAAGTTACACAAGTAAGGCGAGCTTTTTAGATTCTGATTTGCTACCTACATTCGGCGCAAAACCTGAAGGGTGGCAAGAGTCTGGTAAGCGAGTTAAGCGTGGTTTGTACCGTTCGGCGAATGGTACAAAAATAAATGCTGATGCTAATGGGGCATCTAACATTCTAAGAAAAGTAGCGGTGAAGCTTGGGCTAGACCTAAGTGGAATCAGTAGGGGTGCATTGATAGCACCTTTGAGAATCCGTTTCTGGATTGCTTAA
- the pstB gene encoding phosphate ABC transporter ATP-binding protein PstB, producing MSNLIPAIKVKNISFYYGTTKAIEKVSIDIYQNQVTAIIGPSGCGKSTFIKILNRISELEGPVKVEGDVEFFGQNIYSPRVNINRLRRQIGMVFQKPNPFPISIYENVAYGMRIVGRYSKFELDEIVESALKSAALWDEVKDKLDKSALGLSGGQQQRLCIARALAVKPKVLLMDEPCSALDPIATMKVEELLHSLQSELTIAIVTHNMQQAARVSDFTAFFSTDESRIGQMVEFGATEQIFNNPLDPRTQDYISGRFG from the coding sequence ATGAGTAATCTAATTCCAGCTATCAAAGTTAAAAATATCAGCTTTTACTATGGCACAACTAAAGCAATTGAAAAGGTATCAATAGATATTTATCAGAATCAAGTAACCGCAATTATTGGCCCTAGTGGTTGTGGCAAATCTACCTTCATCAAAATTCTTAATCGCATTAGCGAATTAGAAGGGCCCGTGAAAGTTGAAGGAGATGTAGAATTTTTTGGTCAAAATATTTATTCTCCTCGTGTCAACATCAATCGATTACGCCGCCAAATTGGTATGGTGTTTCAAAAACCGAATCCTTTCCCAATAAGCATTTACGAGAACGTTGCCTACGGGATGAGAATCGTAGGTAGATATTCAAAATTTGAATTAGATGAAATTGTTGAATCTGCCCTCAAAAGTGCTGCTCTTTGGGATGAAGTCAAAGATAAGCTCGATAAATCAGCTTTAGGGCTTTCTGGTGGTCAGCAACAAAGATTATGTATTGCCCGTGCTTTAGCAGTCAAGCCGAAGGTTCTCCTGATGGACGAGCCTTGTTCTGCTCTTGACCCCATCGCCACCATGAAAGTTGAGGAACTACTCCACAGTTTACAGTCTGAGTTGACGATCGCGATCGTTACCCACAATATGCAGCAAGCCGCTCGTGTTTCTGATTTTACGGCTTTCTTTAGCACCGATGAAAGTCGGATTGGTCAAATGGTTGAATTTGGCGCTACAGAGCAAATCTTTAACAACCCACTAGACCCTCGAACCCAAGACTATATTTCAGGGCGTTTTGGTTAA
- the holA gene encoding DNA polymerase III subunit delta — MPIYVYWGEDDFAIEKAIALLRDRVLDPDWISFNYTGFTPDRADAAIQGLNQVMTPTFGAGGRLVWLINTTLCQHCPENVLAELVRSLPVIPENSFLLLTSRNKPDERLKSTKLLKQFATEFREFPLIPPWKTELLVQSVNQAAQTMGVKLTANTAQLLAESVGNDTRLLYNEIEKLRLYAQGSNKPLDVDTVTKLVRNTTQNSLQLAAAIRTGDTAKALTTLADLIDASEPGLRIVATLIGQFRTWLWVKIMIESGERNQQAIALAADIGNPKRIYFLQQEIKLLSVQQLISCFPLLLELEVSLKQGASEMSTFQTKVIELCQVCRGS; from the coding sequence ATGCCAATTTATGTTTATTGGGGTGAGGATGATTTTGCTATAGAAAAGGCGATCGCCCTTTTGCGCGATCGCGTCCTCGATCCCGACTGGATAAGTTTTAATTACACTGGATTCACCCCAGATCGGGCTGATGCTGCTATCCAGGGGTTAAATCAGGTGATGACACCCACTTTTGGCGCTGGTGGGCGCTTGGTATGGCTGATAAATACTACTCTGTGTCAGCACTGTCCAGAGAACGTCTTAGCGGAACTGGTGCGATCGCTACCTGTAATTCCCGAAAACTCATTTTTATTACTTACCAGCCGCAACAAGCCAGATGAACGCCTCAAATCCACGAAATTGTTAAAGCAATTTGCTACTGAATTCCGAGAATTTCCCCTCATTCCCCCTTGGAAAACAGAATTACTGGTGCAATCTGTTAATCAAGCAGCCCAGACTATGGGCGTGAAATTAACTGCCAATACTGCCCAACTGTTGGCGGAATCCGTTGGAAATGATACACGATTACTCTACAATGAAATAGAGAAATTGCGGTTATATGCCCAAGGTAGCAACAAGCCTTTAGACGTAGATACTGTTACAAAGTTAGTAAGAAATACTACTCAAAATAGCTTACAATTAGCAGCAGCAATCAGAACGGGAGATACAGCGAAAGCTTTGACAACCTTAGCAGATTTGATCGATGCTTCCGAGCCAGGATTACGGATAGTTGCCACACTGATTGGACAATTTCGCACCTGGCTATGGGTCAAGATTATGATAGAAAGTGGTGAGCGCAATCAACAAGCGATCGCTCTTGCTGCTGATATCGGTAATCCCAAACGGATATACTTCCTCCAGCAAGAAATAAAACTGCTTTCTGTGCAACAGCTAATCTCTTGTTTCCCTCTACTATTGGAGTTAGAAGTCAGCCTTAAGCAAGGAGCATCAGAAATGTCAACATTTCAGACTAAAGTCATCGAACTTTGTCAAGTCTGCCGAGGAAGTTGA